DNA sequence from the Carnobacterium funditum DSM 5970 genome:
TTACGGACCGCAAGTTACGGTAATTAAAAATGAAGTAACCGAAATATTAGGAGATGAATAAAATGATAAATATGTTAGATAAAGTTAAATCAAAATTAATTGTCTCATGTCAAGCATTAGAAAATGAGCCATTGCATAGTTCCTATATTATGGGAAGAATGGCTGTAGCAGTTGAACAAGGCGGAGCTAGTGGGATTAGGGCTAATTCCAGAGAGGATATTATTGAAATCAAAAAAAACACAAACCTTCCAGTGGTTGGTATTGTAAAACGTGATTACAAGGACTCGGAAATTTATATTACTGCTACAATGAAAGAAATTGATGAATTAGCAGAATCAAAATGCGAAATGATCGCTTTGGATGCGACATGTCGTAAACGTCACAATGATGAAAAGTTATCTGATTTTGTTACGACTATCCGTTCTAAATACCCAAATATATTATTAATGGCAGATGTTTCAACAATTGAAGAAGCAATAGAAGCAGGTAGACTAGGATTTGACTGTGTTTCAACAACCTTAATGGGCTACACAACAGAATCGGAAGGACATAACATTGCTGATAATGACTTTGCTAGATTAAAAGAAATCCTGAAAACTGCTAACATTCCCGTTATTGCTGAAGGGCATGTAGATACTCCTGAAAAAGCAAAACGTTGTCAAGAACTAGGTGTGTATTCAATGGTTGTTGGTAGTGCGATTACAAGACCACAATTAATTACAAAAGCATTTGTTGACAAAATAAAC
Encoded proteins:
- a CDS encoding N-acetylmannosamine-6-phosphate 2-epimerase; this translates as MINMLDKVKSKLIVSCQALENEPLHSSYIMGRMAVAVEQGGASGIRANSREDIIEIKKNTNLPVVGIVKRDYKDSEIYITATMKEIDELAESKCEMIALDATCRKRHNDEKLSDFVTTIRSKYPNILLMADVSTIEEAIEAGRLGFDCVSTTLMGYTTESEGHNIADNDFARLKEILKTANIPVIAEGHVDTPEKAKRCQELGVYSMVVGSAITRPQLITKAFVDKINE